In Paenibacillus xylanilyticus, the genomic window GTATCTTATTGCGATTGACCTGCTTGCCTGTGGTGTAGCAACACTCCTTCAAGTATGGGGGAATCGATATTTTGGAGTTGGACTGCCCGTTATGCTCGGCTGTGCGTTCCAGGCGGTATCTCCAATGATCCTGATTGGTCTGAACAGCGGGGTGTCTGCCATTTACGGGGCGGTCATTGCGTCAGGGATTTTTGTAGTGTTATTCTCGGGGCTGTTCGGCAAACTGATCCGTCTGTTTCCGCCGGTTGTGACAGGCTCGGTCGTGACCATTATTGGTCTGACACTGATTCCTGTAGCATTCAGAGATCTGGGAGGCGGTCAGGGATCGGAAGACTTCGGAAGCGGGACGAATCTGCTACTCGGCTTCGGTGTATTGGTGTTTATTATTCTTATGACTCGTTTCACGATAGGATTTATCCGTTCAATCGCCGTTCTGGTCGGTCTTCTTGCCGGTACGGTAGCAGCCGGGTTCATGGGTGAGGTTAATTTTGCCCCGATTCGTGAAGCAAGCTGGTTCCATATGGTGAAGCCATTTTACTTTGGTACGCCAACGTTTGAGATTGTTCCTATCTTGACGATGATTCTGGTGGCCATTGTGAGCGTAGCTGAATCGACAGGCGTATTTATGGCTCTTGGCAAAATATTGGATAAGGATCTGTCCTCCAAGGATTTGGCTCGGGGGTATCGAGCGGAAGGGCTCGCAATCGTACTTGGAGGCATTTTCAACTCGTTTCCATATACCACCTATTCTCAAAATGTAGGGCTTGTACAGATGACCCGTGTTAAAACTCGGGATGTCATTGTGGTAGCAGGCGGCTTGCTGGTTGTGATCGGATTCGTACCGAAAATTGCAGCACTCGCACAGCTTGTACCCGGTTCTGTATTGGGCGGAGCGATGGTTGCGCTATTCGGGAT contains:
- a CDS encoding nucleobase:cation symporter-2 family protein, which produces MARERIFQRHRHPIKTFSLGLQHVLAMYAGAVVVPLIVSNALGFTQEQLTYLIAIDLLACGVATLLQVWGNRYFGVGLPVMLGCAFQAVSPMILIGLNSGVSAIYGAVIASGIFVVLFSGLFGKLIRLFPPVVTGSVVTIIGLTLIPVAFRDLGGGQGSEDFGSGTNLLLGFGVLVFIILMTRFTIGFIRSIAVLVGLLAGTVAAGFMGEVNFAPIREASWFHMVKPFYFGTPTFEIVPILTMILVAIVSVAESTGVFMALGKILDKDLSSKDLARGYRAEGLAIVLGGIFNSFPYTTYSQNVGLVQMTRVKTRDVIVVAGGLLVVIGFVPKIAALAQLVPGSVLGGAMVALFGMVVSSGIRIIGSQVDLNRHENLFIIACSVGMGLGVTVVPELFAGAPDWAQIMLGNGIIAGSFTAIFMNLLFNGLGTKATAAKMAEKQADAILGETEKTA